The following are from one region of the Pocillopora verrucosa isolate sample1 chromosome 3, ASM3666991v2, whole genome shotgun sequence genome:
- the LOC131794221 gene encoding uncharacterized protein yields the protein MGFGDKCCVGGCNNDRRYHVVICSNHFRDGKPSVSNPIPTPFLTPFEHSNSKSPKRRRQLEYQKETATPAVTKSVVHAGPSEVTPVDNSGIPASDELMKSGDDSSGLTLCTACAQITRDADVRLYTGMQNRDAFRTLFEYLLPKAKNMNYWKEDKQTEAEKPKRYSDMTMDESPNVRKPGPQRKLKLEQELLLIMMRLHLALSVGDLAFRFAISDTFVSSIFISWVKLMKCELSWLIKWPSKEQTKKVLPKCFEKYYSKVRCIIDCSEVFIETPSSLELQAICWSDYKHHCTFKFLIGITPNGLISFVSDCYGGRASDKFIVMDSRFMNHLEPFDQVMADRGFKIRDDLAMYQATLAIPPSTVGNFQMPSQDVLETSRLANVRIYVEQAIGRVKHFKILSHIMPMSCLPLCDDILITCCSLCNLLPPLCE from the coding sequence ATGGGTTTTGGAGATAAGTGCTGTGTCGGTGGCTGTAACAACGACAGAAGATATCATGTTGTCATCTGCTCTAATCATTTTCGAGACGGGAAGCCTTCTGTAAGCAACCCTATACCTACTCCTTTTTTGACTCCTTTTGAGCATTCAAATAGTAAGTCACCCAAAAGGCGGCGTCAATTAGAGTATCAAAAGGAGACTGCAACGCCAGCAGTAACAAAGTCAGTTGTACATGCTGGCCCTTCAGAGGTGACACCGGTTGATAATAGTGGTATACCTGCAAGTGATGAATTGATGAAAAGTGGAGACGATTCCTCAGGGTTAACACTGTGTACAGCCTGTGCACAAATAACCAGAGATGCTGATGTTCGACTCTATACTGGCATGCAAAATAGAGATGCTTTCAGAACCTTATTTGAATATTTACTCCCTAAAGCTAAGAATATGAATTACTGGAAAGAGGATAAGCAAACTGAGGCAGAGAAGCCCAAAAGGTACTCTGATATGACCATGGATGAGTCCCCAAATGTCAGGAAACCTGGCCCCCAAAGGAAACTAAAACTTGAGCAGGAACTTTTACTGATAATGATGAGGCTTCACTTAGCTTTGTCTGTTGGGGATCTGGCATTCCGCTTTGCAATATCAGACACTTTTGTCAGTTCAATTTTTATCTCCTGGGTAAAGCTAATGAAATGTGAGCTCTCATGGCTTATCAAGTGGCCCTCTAAGGAGCAGACAAAGAAAGTGCTACCAAAGTGCTTCGAAAAATACTACTCTAAAGTTCGGTGCATTATTGACTGTTCAGAAGTATTCATCGAAACACCATCAAGCTTAGAGCTACAGGCTATTTGTTGGTCAGACTATAAACACCATTGCACTTTTAAGTTTTTGATTGGAATAACTCCAAATGGATTAATTTCTTTTGTGTCTGATTGCTATGGGGGTAGAGCATCAGACAAATTTATTGTCATGGACAGTAGGTTCATGAACCACCTTGAGCCATTTGACCAAGTTATGGCAGACAGAGGCTTTAAGATTCGTGATGACTTGGCCATGTATCAGGCTACCTTGGCCATTCCCCCAAGTACTGTGGGCAACTTCCAAATGCCATCACAAGATGTGTTAGAAACATCAAGGTTGGCAAATGTGCGCATTTATGTAGAGCAGGCAATAGGTAGGGTCAAACACTTCAAGATTTTAAGTCATATAATGCCAATGAGCTGCCTTCCTTTGTGTGATGACATCCTCATTACATGTTGTAGCCTATGCAATCTTCTTCCTCCCCTATGTGAGtaa